CTAGAGGCCAAACCTTGACACTAcacaaaaatttattttatatcctCAGGAACAACGATGAAAAGTTGGACGTCTTTGAACAATCTTCAACATTACTGTGTGTCACAAGGgtctcagagtgtgtgtgtgtgtgtgtgagtgtgtgttgactgATGACTcactgtgtgtgcctgtgtttaCAGAGGAGCAGTATAATGAAACATCTTACAATGCCACTGACCCCTTTGGTGGTGAGTCACATCCCCGTCAAGACAGCGCCGGTCCTGTCCACCGCTGTAGTCCGGCCCCACAGTAACATGACTAGCATGCTAACACGCCGTCCAGCGCCACACTGATGCTAGAAACCACTTTAATCCACTAACCGCTACTGATGCACAGTTAGCTTTCTGGTTGCTCATGGAAACGTTTCCTGCTTCTAATGTTACCGAATCCAGAGTGTCTGTGGACTGGAACCAGCGACCCAGCACTGGTGTCTTTATGGTTTTAGTGGGACGCTTGTGCAGCCCCGACAAACATGTTCCTGACGAGATTTCTGTCAAAcaaacatcatcttcatccctaAAGTTGGTACTATCAACATATATGGATGTAATTCTGTAGAATCCGGTGTTGACTGAAAAAAAGATGTCAGGAAAGTACAGGAGAAGCTCGATATACGAGTCTTTTGAGATAAAAACCGTCGCTCTGTTCGTATTTTTGTTCGACGTGCgagcaaaaatctgagatacgagtcgtgcttcaggacaccactgctagttggtggatggatacaacaccagtgagaccgcatctcgttctttaccgcgtgttggcggatggatacaacaccagtgagaccgcatctcgttctttaccgcgtgttggcggatggatacaacaccagtgagaccgcatTTCGTTCTTTCCCTtgtgttggcgggtggatacaacatcagtgagaccgccgcatctcgttctttaccacatgttggcggatggatacaacatcagtgagaccgcatttCGTTCTTTACCgagtgttggcggatggatacaacatcagtgagaccgcatctcgttctttaccacatgttggcggatggatgcaacatcagtgagactggatctcgttctttaccacgtgttggcgggtggatacaacatcagtgagaccggatctcgttctttaccgcgtgttggcgggtggatactGCTGTATTTTATATCCTCCAGTTCTCCGGGTCCACAAACAGAAGGACGACCTAATGAAAGATGAATCACCTCCTAATTTAATCCTAATTTCCACACACAGTAGAAATACACGTTCATCTGATGAATAATAAGAACTACTTTTTTCCATCATCCAGTCCGTGTTACACGatcattacataatgaataaagatgttttattaatGCTCAGTGAAGCCTGGGGGGGTAGATGGGAGGTGTCCTTCAGGGAGAAGATGCTCCGGGGTCCGGCGGGAGTGACAACAGCGATGGGGGGGGTTAGAATACATGATGAATATTCAGCGTGGATTCAGTCAATAGTCAGCTGCGTATCGTCGGGTCACGACCCAGAGAAGGGGACTAGATCTCCCAGCATTCCATGTTTCCAGGCTGCTCCAGCGAACATCAAAaccttcttttctcttttcattcttaTCTCAGTGTcactaacattaacaccccCACGACCCCCCCACGCCGCTGTCTGTAGGAGCGAACAGATGCTTTAATCCCACACAGATCTGCATCACAATGGCAGCTAATGCTAATTTAATCCCACACACTCGTCTGCAGGCTGCAGCTCTCTGTCGGCCAGgaattgttttctttgctgttgtcatgtgacttcctgtccagGATCTGCTGTGTCAGCAGCGAGGAGTCGGTTCCCACAAAGGTCTGAACGTCATTAAACTGGAAGATCTGAGGCTCGCAACTGAAAAGTAAAAGAAGCATCTCATCAGAAAGTAAAAGCCTCCTCTGGTCCCAGTGACCAGAGGTCACCAGAGGTCATTTAGAGGTCATTCAAGCTCACATCTGAACTGTTTCTAGACTGTAGAAGAAGGTCAGACAGAAACCGTTGGGGATATCTCTGAAGACTCCACACCGTAGGACTCACGTGTAAAGGAGTCATAATgataatacaggtagtcctcaacatacgaacacaatcGGTTCAGAGAggttgtaagttgaattgtttgtaaattgttatttattaaattttaatctctaatctccatttggggtcatttaaatgttattacaactctaaatactaaagttctattacctcagaaacaattacaggacatgaaaacaacacagaataaataaaatacaagtaaaGGTTGTTTAGAGTTCAGTCTTTCTTGATTATgtgtcagttttcaaaaaaaatacatggaaatttttttttttttttaacatcagtaCTGGACTCTAATAATACCTGTTAAAAGCTCATAATATCATTtttctgtacaataaatcagaataaaaacatgtaatcatattaaaatacatatttatggttcaaatatctaccgttaagcaTCGTCCGTGATTCACGTGATCGATTTAATCCAGATTACTGTACGATAAACTTtaatccttataatttaatccttgaggagaagaagaaggaaacacttgaaggaactctccaccagtttttaagatcatcatcaacaacaacagtcagagacACTGTTGAtgctactgtagcatgtagcatgtagcagtAAATTAACATGTAAAGGTCTGGATTAATTAATCCTAAAGGTCGTCGTGTTTCTAAAGGTGACGGCTCGGCCGAGGCAATTAGCTTCAGCGCTATCGCTTCGGCTTAAGCCAAAGCCGACGGGGTCGTTCATCACGAGGTTGTAGATTAACGCTGGCGACCAGATGACCTTTAATAACCAGTTTGATATTAAACTGATCCcattaagggggggggggggttgctttaTTTAGGCCTTTAATGCCAATCTGTGCCATCTCTGTTCCCCCGGTGACCGTAAAGCCAGATCGATGACACtggtgttgttcctgctgctctTAATGGCTTCCTGTGATACCcgcctgggggggcgggggcgtcGCAACCCGTTTAAAGGGCTGCAAGGGGGACAGGTCTGGCAAATGAGATGGAACACAGCCACAAGGAAATGACCAGAGTAATGGTGTTAgatttatgttgtgtgtgtgtgtgtgtgtgtgcgtgtgtgtgtgtgtgtgtttgtgtgtgtgtgtgtgtgtgtgtgtgtgtgtgtgtgtgtgtgtgtgtgtgtgtgtcctctgcagGCCGTAAGGTAGCCGAGTCCATGCCGACCTTCCTGTCCCCCCCAGGGAGAGAAAGCTCCAAAATGGTGCTGCGAGACGAGCAGCTGTTGCTGGAATGCATCGCCGCTGGACTGtaagccccccacccccccaaaaaaaacctgacaggaagttcttgtttttcaaaataaaagcctgtcAAATTCTGCTGAGATAGAAAGTTATTTGAAGCTCCAATTTTTCTCGACgaaaaatctgctttttgttttaactCCGCCCCCTTTCTCTCCTCAGTCCCACCCCCACGGTCAAGTGGTTCAAGAAGGGGGGGGACCTCCCGGGGCAGAAGGTGAAGTTCGAGAACTACAACAAGACGCTGAAGATCATCAACGTGTCGGAGGAGGACGCTGGGGAGTACGTTTGCATGGCCAGCAACCAGCTGGGCAGCATCCGACACTCCATCACCGTGCAGGTCAAAGGTGAACacgtgtccacacacacacacacgcgcatcaCGGTTGGTGTGTTAGCCCCTCATGCTAACCCTGACTCCATGTGTTTGGCAGCTGCTCCCTATTGGCTGGACAAGCCGACCAATCTGGTGCTCGCCATGGACGAGAACGGGCGTCTGGTGTGTCGGGCCAACGGGAACCCCAAACCGGACATCCAGTGGATGGTCAACGGGGAGCCCATCGAGAGTAAAGACGGCGTTCTGTCCCTCTGTTGCGCCGACTCGAGCTTCTGACGGTGTTTGATTGTGGTCTCTCGTCCCACCACAGGCGCCCCCGTCAGCCAGAGCAGACAGGTGCTGGACGACACCATCATATTTCGCTCTGTGCAGATGGGAACCAGCGCCGTCTACCAGTGCAACGCCTCCAACCACCACGGATACCTGCTGGCCAACGCCTTCGTCAGCGTCCtcggtgaggaagaggaggaggtccaTTCCTGGAGATACGAGTCTAATCCGTTCAGAACTTATTGGTCAAAAAATTTCCCCattgaaaaaaactaaaatcatttcaatccGTTCTAGACTtgtaaaataactaaaaacaaacatttttttatcaaccaatagacacgcagactgtacctgtatataatttattatacagtatatacgttaCTTAAACGATAAAGAacgaaaagaaacacaaaagtcatgagaacaacgagctacgtctttactccaccaacgagaacgagatgcggtctcactgattttgtatccatccaccaatacgtggtaaagaacgagatgcggtctctctgatgttgtatccatccaccaatacgtggtaaagaacgagatgcggtcccACTGATGTTGCGTTCAGGTACATCCAGTTGACTTTGACTTCCTGTATTCTCCTCACAGACCACGTGTTCACGTGTAAACAGGACGTCTTGAGTTCTGGGTTCCGGTGACCGTAGATCAAATGTAGTGATGTAACCTCGTGTCTTTGCAGACATGCGTCCGCGGATGCTGGGCCCCAGAAACGAGCTGATCAAAGTGGTGGAGAACAACCGCGTCTTCCTGGACTGCCCCTTCTTCGGCTCCCCCCATCCCGAGCTCCGCTGGTCTGCATCTCGTGCTTTACCGTCCacctcaacacaaacacaccggtTGAGGAACGATCCTTGTTTCATCTCCTTGAGACAGTCTAGTTTGTTTTTAGCTCCGCCCCTTCCTGTCGTGTCCGTAGGTTTAGAAACGGGCTGGGCAGCGGTCTGGACGGGGGTCATTTCCGCCTTTACATCAACGGGTCGCTGCAGATCAAACGGGCGCGAGCCGAAGACGAGGGGACCTACATCTGTGTGGTCAGCAACCTGCTGGGCAAGGACGAGAAGCAGGTCCgcctggaggtcaaaggtcaggcagATTTTCGTTCTTTGGAGCCAAATTAGAAGACAGATGTGCACAGCCTAATGTCATTAACATATAtcgtccccccacccccacctcagaACCGACCCGCATCGTGGAGACCCCGGAGCACCGCTCGGCCGTCAGAGGAGCCTCGGTCCAGTTCAGGTGTAAGGTGAAGTCCGACCCCAGCCTGCCCGTCACCGTGGTCTGGACCAAAGATGACAAGCCCCTCAGCCTGGGCTGGAGGTGAGCCCGCCTACACGTCCTGTGGCTTTAAGAGCCAGAAGGTGATTGGTTTTGATGGTTTGGACCAATCACGGCTCTCCGTTTGTGTCGCAGGTTGAAGAAGGACGACGAGTCTCTGACCATCTCCAACGTGAACGAAGGCGACGAGGGGACCTACACCTGCAGGGCGAAGTCAGAGATCGACGAGGACTCGTACTCGGCCCGCCTCACTGTGAGAGGTACCCGCCCActcaggaggaggggggcggagcttaGCTGAACGTATCGTGTAGACGCTTTGACATTGGAGACTTTTGCTTTACAAGTCAGAAGAATAAAGATTTAAACTTCAAACCTTCACAACCTTCGTTTGACGTCCTTCagatgatttaatttatttacttcaGAACAAAAGTCTCAAATGTTACCATGACGACCGTCCCGCCTTAATTTCATGTCGTGTACTAAAGGAAACGTTAACTCTTTGTGCTCCCTTGCTGTTGATTGGCCACTAGACTAACTTGCGAACTCTAACCTTTTacactcacttcctgttcctcgcccccccgcccccccacagaAGAAGCGTCCCTCCACCCCTCAGTCTCTAGTGCCCTACCTCCAGGTAACTCACATCTGGGTGCAAATCTCTTTCTTCTGCATGCAGATTAAATTCTTCAGCATGTTTGTTTCTTCCTGAGTCTCtgtgtttaacattttattatttttaatatttcgatgcaaaatgactttaaatatgcccccctccccccctgcagaCCGTCCAGACCCCCCCATGGATTTGGAACTATCAGACCCGGCCGCCCGCAGCGTCCGCCTCACCTGGATCCCCGGGAACGACAACGGGAGCCCGATCACGGGTGAGCGActtcacccacttcctgtttcctctcacctcctGGGGGGGGGATTAGATTTCCTTTCAGGAAACGCATCCGGTTACCGGTGTCAGACCGTCCCCCGCTGATCGGCTTCCGTTccttctctgtgtgtctctcagACTACCAGGTCCAGTTCGAGGAGGACCGCTGGGATCCGGGCCACTGGAAGGACCTGTCCCAGTTCCCCGGAACACTCAACTCCGTCATCCTGCAGCTCGCCCCCTTCGTCAACTACCAGTTCAGGGTGATCGCCATCAACTCAGTGGGCCACAGTGACCCCAGCCGGCCCTCCCCCCGATATAAAACCAGCGGCGCCGGTGAGGAACACCGACTCGATCGACGTTATTTAAATTTCGCGTCTTTGAGTTGGACGTGTTTGCTGAAGttgatggtttttttaaatgccgACAGCCCCAGACGTCATCCCTAGAGTTCTCCAAGGGTGGGGCTCCAAGAAGGACAACATGGAAATCACCTGGGAGGTGAGATGTCTGTTTTGAGACTTTAATCTGAGaaataatttgaaatgtttaaattttaattaaattaaatttttcatttcatttgaaatgtaattaaatttttaattttaaattaattttaaatttaatttaaatgaaattaatttttttaattttagtataatttaattcaaatgtCTGAGAAATATTCCAAATACTTTGCCTTATAGTTTCATATCCATGTTGTAACAAGAGATTTCAGTCGTGGTTTGATCTTCAGTCAATCTGTTCTTCGTTTTCCCAGCCTCTGTTTGATCTGGAGAGAAACGGCAGAAATCTGCACTATATTGTTTGGTGGAGGCGGAAGGATTCGGGGGAGGAGTGGAGTAACGTGACCACGGTGGGGTCGAAACATGTGGTGGAAAACACAGAAACGTACGTGCCTTACGAAATCAAAATCCAGGCCAGGAACGAGTTCGGAGCGGGACCCGAGTCCAACGTGGTGGTCGGATTCTCTGGAGAGGACGGTAAGTAGATCCTGAGCCGATGCCCCGCCCACTCTGGCTCAGCTATGAGGCTAAATGCTAACATCGTGCTAGCAAAGACATGTCAAACCATCGTATTTGGATCCAGTCGTGTGATTTATGTCTGTTAAATAGTGAAACAGGCTGCTTGcagtttgtgtgttacagtgccCCCGTGTGGTGAGGATGAAGCATTACATGGAGTTTGTGTCAGAATTGGACAGAATTAATTCTTCTTTTTCGTTTTAATGTCTACCTGATTAAACTTTAATCCCAGGGTCTACCATGGAGGAATTGTGTTGTTATTCGACCACCAACAGAACACCTTCCTGCCCATCATGTGACCTTCTCTCTGTGTTCAGTTCCCACCGAAGCCCCCACCGAGCTGCGAGTGTCCAGTGTGGACAGCACTACGGCGAAAATCCACTGGAGACCCGTGGCCATGAGCTCCGTCCGGGGGGATTTCAAGGAGTACAGAGTGAGACCGACTGAGTTCAAGTGACGTTATCCTCTCTGTCCTCACCCCCTTCTCCTCCCCCGTTAACCCCTTCCGTCTGCTTCTACCTCCCAGGTCTACTTCTGGCGGGAGTCGAGTCGGGTTCCCGGTCTGGTGGTTAGTAAGGAGAAGCAGACCAGAGGGTTCTTCACTAAAGTGTTGAAGCCGTCAGCCATCCTCCACGAACTGGTGCCCTACTCCAAGTACAAGATGTTCATGGTGGTGGCCAACAACCGCTACGAGGGTCCCCCCAGCAACACGGAGGAGTTCAACACCAGGATAGGAGGTGAGACTGAAGACCAACACTCACTTCTGGCTTCctaaacaaacacaagacagTCTCTCCAGTCGCATCTCGTTTGTTCGCACCATTACTAACTCAATGCTAACTGGCGTTAGCCTTCAGCTAGCGTAAAAACCCAACCGTATCAATTGATCGATCTTCTGTCTGGATGTTTTTTGGGTTTGCAGTTCCAGACGCTCCGAGATTCTTCAAGATAAACCGCCGAAATTTTGACACCCTCTACCTGGAATGGGACAAACCCATCGAACCCAACGGCGTTCTGATTGGTTATCAGCTAAAGTACCACACAGGTGAGCGGCTCAGGAGGTAACAATCGGATCAACTGACCCGTTCGACGGGTGTCAACCTTtctcgatgtgtgtgtgtgtgtgtgtgtgtgtgtgtagtcaacAGCTCGGGTTCCGGCGGGGGTCGCGTCCGGGTGGAGACCTTCCAACCCAACGTGACGGACTTCACCCTCCGCCTGCCGGACCGATCCACCCGCTACAGGTTCTCCCTGGCGGCGCTCACCCAGGAGGGGGCCGGGGAGGCCTTCGTGGAGGACTCGCCGCATTTCTCCAACGAAGGTGAGCGTTGGGGTCGCCAACGACGACAAAAAACAGCCAAGTCCAAAAACCAGCGCTCGTGTTTTGGGCGAAAATGTGGTCAAAGTTCACGTTTAGCATGTTTAGCATTCtctgagttagctgctaactacTGTTAGCTGCTATTAGCTGCTATTTTTGAGTCTTTTTGAGTCTTGCGTTTGGATTCATGATGTCACAGTTTGACCTTCAgtcagttttattcatttatttgttgttgaagGTTCCGGATCGTTCGGTTGGGTTCAGTTTCGGGTCGGCGACCCCATCCGACACCCCCGGGGGGACACTAACGGTTCTAAGTCATTCAGAGACCCTCGTGTTGGTTGACCAGACCCGAACCAACGCCCTACCTGTTGTCCTCCCTCCGTCTCTAAacttctccttcctgtctccctTTCTCCTTCTGTTCTGTTGACAGACAACTTTACTGACGCTACAGGTCTAGGtaaagggggggggtgaaagtACAGGCTGCCTGTCTCCTTCCCTGCCCCCCTACCCCCTCCCTCATGTTCCATGTCTGTTCATTCTAACACGGTGCAGCAGTGCAGTCCACCTCTACAGGATGATCCGCTAGACTGCAGGTCACCTTAGTGACCAACAGAGGGCGCCCTTCACTTCTACGCCCGTAAATCCCTGCCTGTTGTAGACGAATTATTGGTTTTTTATTTGATAATATCAGGGATtaaatttctttctttattgGAATCTTTATCGACAGTTAATTAGATATAAAACAGTTTGTTGTTTCTATAGGTTAAAGACAATAAATCCcgttatgcaatttcctccgggattattaaagtatctatctatctacctatctagaCAACTAGTTTTAGTTTTGTTATGAttagtgtttatttttgtttccaatGGACTTTAGTCTAGACTCAAATTTTCATAAATAATcctaaatatattatataagttaataatataataacatgAGACACGCAGCCCACAAGGGAAATGAAATGACTCAAACatcatgacattaaaatgatgtGACAGTAGAGAAAACAACCAGTCTGTGTTGTTGCTCAGTGTGTCATCACCTGTCGCCCCTGGCAACGCAGCATCAATTATCTGATTCCCTGTCTCAGAGAATCCCTGAATCTTCTGACGAACACAGGATTACGTAATCTGAGCTAATCTTCATGTCACTGAATCAGCGaagtaaaaaaacccccaaagcGTTCAGACCGAGTTCGTCCCACCTGAAAGTCCCGTCGGCGCTGTAGGGTTGAGACTGAACTGCTGTCCACTCGtcccctccaccctccacctGCTCAGGTCATCATCGGCTTTGATTGGCTCCCATTGTGGTCACATGGTCACAATGATGCTCCTTTAAATCGCTTCGCTGCATCTTCCTGTTTGTGGCTAGAGACGCGCGGACCCGCTAGTCGTCCCTCATTGGACGCCTTGTCGTCAggatgctgctgttgttttgggAATGCtgttggggagggagggagtaCTCATCCTCGCATCTGGATGTCaaaatgtgtgtgggggggggggcgacattTTGGCGAATGATGCGACTTGATGAACGTGTTGGATGATGAATCAGAGCTCGGCTTGCGGACTCACCCCATGGCTTGATCATCCTGCTTCTGCTCTAACTGAACAGTCACCCCAGCGTCTGTAgttcccccacccccccacgccgATCGGTGGTTGGGGCGGGTCTGGGGCCCCAGGTAAGGCTGTCATGGCTGCTGGCGACTCATCCTGTTCTAACCCTCATGACGGTTTCAGGACACGCTCGGAAACTGACCTGGTGATGCAAGCATGCTGTTGTTGAATGGGGGGAATgcttggggtggggtgggggctctTCACCGACTGGAGGTGACCTCACCGTCAAGGTACAGTAAGAGTTTCAGATGGAAACCTACAGGAGGAGGCCAGCTGGTTGCAAACGTCAAAATGAGCCTTGGGGTTAATTATCAGTAGCAGATCCACTGTTTTACCTTGAGTTTGATGGAGATGCGTCGTCATGACGATCTGAGGGATCAAAACGTCTCCGTGTTTGTGAAGAAACACTTAAAACCCTCAGTGTTTACTTTCATGTGAACCCGTAAAATGACAGCGGTTCATCGTTAGCGACCTCGCAGTTTTGCGGATTTCTTTAATGCACATTTGCATGCGTTTTTCTCAACAGTGTATTCTGCGTCCTGATTGGTTGTAGATCATTGTCAATCAGTCTCCTTTGTGCCTTGTCTCTGGTGTCTACTGAACCCAACAGGCAGGGGACGATGCTAACCATAGGACAAAAAGTTGGACTTCTAAACAGGCTAAAGGAGGGTAGGAGTTTATGGGATGAATGAACCTTCAGTTCTTTACATGAAGAAGGAGGAAAATAATGGAATgatgggaaaataaaataataatgacgaCAGCGGCAATAAATTTGTAACTGCTATAAGACCATCATAAAGATGGAGTCTGTTATAGCTTTGTGGATCAGTGATCAGTGTAGGAAAAAGATGCTGGATGCCACCATTATCCACACATAGTAATAATGCTGGACTTGTTTTTCTACTAAGGGTTGAACTTTAAGActtaaaacaagaaagaaaagtgTTAAAATGTTCATACTTGTCtgagaaaagtgtttttacagCCTTAAAACAGAGttgtaaaaaaataagtgaGAAATACGTGACTGCGTCTTTAAGTCTTGTatctttaataaaataatattctaTTAAATATCTTTGTTGCTAAAGGACAATAATATCAGAAAATTACTTTGTAGTTTCTGAAAGTTTTCGGTGTTGCTGATGTTGTAATAGCAGCGTGTGTCCACTGGGGGGCGGTGTCCTCTAAGCTCACACATTAcgatggtgtgtgtgagtccCGGATgtactctacacacacacacacacacacacacacacacacacacacacaccagttcagCAGTCTGGAGAAGAGCGCTGCTCGTCTACTTCCTGCTCTGTgattcctgtcttcctgtttgatgtttctacttcctgtcttttaaCCCTTTGCTCTCTCCCACCTCCTCCCTTTTGTAGTCGAGCTTACCGACGCCTCCGTGGCTTCAGCtttctctccacctcctctcgcttctcttcctcctcctaccACCACCATCGCTCCTACAACCATTAGCCcttcaggctccgcccctcctACTCCTACTCCTCCACCGGCCTCGGCCCCTCCTCCCTCTACCACGAGCGAACcgaccaccaccaccgccgccgccacaCGCCCCGCGgcggccaccaccaccaccaagcaCACTGATCGGAACCCGTGGGGTATAAGTTGTCCTACCTTTGTTGAGACCGTTACCTTCTCCCACCTGACGAAACAGGAAACTACGTCAGGGCTGCATTCCGATAAGCTGTGTTGACctgctgtgcaaaaaaaaaagtgggggaTTACTTCAGAATATTGGGATGTAGCCTGCAGCTATCCTCCTGGTCAGGCAGTGagaatcctcttttttttttaatattaaatagaTTCAATAACATCGTTTTTGTCTGCTGTTGTGTTCCGGTAGCGTTGCCTCTACTCTAAACCAGAAGTAAGCATTCCTGCCCGGCGATTCGTGGGTAGGAAAATCCCCCCACACTCTTCCCAGGGGGTGAATTTCCCACCCATGAACACGTTAGACTTACTTCTGGCGTGGAGTGGACGGCGGTCGGGGTTCTAGCCTTTGCATTGGGTCGAAATGAAGccctgtgtgtggtttttgTAACTGTGGCCTCTCTGCCccttgacctttaaccccttcctacccccccaccccaccctttGTGTAGTGCCCCCAGCGTGGGAGATCTGGAATCTGACGGTGGAGCCTAACAGTAACTACGCTAACGTCAGCTGGAGTCACAACTTCCCGGCCGGCAGCAGCGAGTTTGTGCTAGAGTTCACACTGGACAGTAAGAGAGAGCCCAGCCTGAGAGCTAgaacccccccgacccccccaagCTCGCCCCGACATGGGT
This sequence is a window from Antennarius striatus isolate MH-2024 chromosome 5, ASM4005453v1, whole genome shotgun sequence. Protein-coding genes within it:
- the nfasca gene encoding neurofascin homolog (chicken) a isoform X5, with the translated sequence MSGQGGPGAPALLSLLLLLWHRATPIEVPQDPKILQDLMQPPTIVKQSVKDYIVDPRDNIIIECEAKGNPLPSFTWFKNGKFYNIGKDHRVTMRKRSGTLEISFRSGGRPEDYEGVYQCRASNSLGVAISNKILLRVSKAPLWPKEVLEPVVVTEGSPLVLRCNPPPGLPPPITFWMNSAMTPIPQDKRVSMGLNGDLYFSNVLAKDSQNDYSCNARFQFTHTIQQKNPFTLKVLTSRKVAESMPTFLSPPGRESSKMVLRDEQLLLECIAAGLPTPTVKWFKKGGDLPGQKVKFENYNKTLKIINVSEEDAGEYVCMASNQLGSIRHSITVQVKAAPYWLDKPTNLVLAMDENGRLVCRANGNPKPDIQWMVNGEPIESAPVSQSRQVLDDTIIFRSVQMGTSAVYQCNASNHHGYLLANAFVSVLDMRPRMLGPRNELIKVVENNRVFLDCPFFGSPHPELRWFRNGLGSGLDGGHFRLYINGSLQIKRARAEDEGTYICVVSNLLGKDEKQVRLEVKEPTRIVETPEHRSAVRGASVQFRCKVKSDPSLPVTVVWTKDDKPLSLGWRLKKDDESLTISNVNEGDEGTYTCRAKSEIDEDSYSARLTVRDRPDPPMDLELSDPAARSVRLTWIPGNDNGSPITDYQVQFEEDRWDPGHWKDLSQFPGTLNSVILQLAPFVNYQFRVIAINSVGHSDPSRPSPRYKTSGAAPDVIPRVLQGWGSKKDNMEITWEPLFDLERNGRNLHYIVWWRRKDSGEEWSNVTTVGSKHVVENTETYVPYEIKIQARNEFGAGPESNVVVGFSGEDVPTEAPTELRVSSVDSTTAKIHWRPVAMSSVRGDFKEYRVYFWRESSRVPGLVVSKEKQTRGFFTKVLKPSAILHELVPYSKYKMFMVVANNRYEGPPSNTEEFNTRIGVPDAPRFFKINRRNFDTLYLEWDKPIEPNGVLIGYQLKYHTVNSSGSGGGRVRVETFQPNVTDFTLRLPDRSTRYRFSLAALTQEGAGEAFVEDSPHFSNEDNFTDATGLVELTDASVASAFSPPPLASLPPPTTTIAPTTISPSGSAPPTPTPPPASAPPPSTTSEPTTTTAAATRPAAATTTTKHTDRNPWVPPAWEIWNLTVEPNSNYANVSWSHNFPAGSSEFVLEFTLDSEKPAKVITVTQHPPITVADLIAGTEYHLRVYSHELHTISSPSITFKTKPAYIDQVDIATQGWFIGLMCAIALIILILLIVCFIKRSRGGKYPVRDKKDLPLDPVDQKDPDGSFDYHSDEDNKPLQGSQTSLDGNVKESDDSLVDYGEGGDGQFNEDGSFIGQYTVKKDKDETEGNESSEATSPVNAIYSLA
- the nfasca gene encoding neurofascin homolog (chicken) a isoform X4, coding for MSGQGGPGAPALLSLLLLLWHRATPIEVPQDPKILQDLMQPPTIVKQSVKDYIVDPRDNIIIECEAKGNPLPSFTWFKNGKFYNIGKDHRVTMRKRSGTLEISFRSGGRPEDYEGVYQCRASNSLGVAISNKILLRVSKAPLWPKEVLEPVVVTEGSPLVLRCNPPPGLPPPITFWMNSAMTPIPQDKRVSMGLNGDLYFSNVLAKDSQNDYSCNARFQFTHTIQQKNPFTLKVLTSRKVAESMPTFLSPPGRESSKMVLRDEQLLLECIAAGLPTPTVKWFKKGGDLPGQKVKFENYNKTLKIINVSEEDAGEYVCMASNQLGSIRHSITVQVKAAPYWLDKPTNLVLAMDENGRLVCRANGNPKPDIQWMVNGEPIESAPVSQSRQVLDDTIIFRSVQMGTSAVYQCNASNHHGYLLANAFVSVLDMRPRMLGPRNELIKVVENNRVFLDCPFFGSPHPELRWFRNGLGSGLDGGHFRLYINGSLQIKRARAEDEGTYICVVSNLLGKDEKQVRLEVKEPTRIVETPEHRSAVRGASVQFRCKVKSDPSLPVTVVWTKDDKPLSLGWRLKKDDESLTISNVNEGDEGTYTCRAKSEIDEDSYSARLTVREEASLHPSVSSALPPDRPDPPMDLELSDPAARSVRLTWIPGNDNGSPITDYQVQFEEDRWDPGHWKDLSQFPGTLNSVILQLAPFVNYQFRVIAINSVGHSDPSRPSPRYKTSGAAPDVIPRVLQGWGSKKDNMEITWEPLFDLERNGRNLHYIVWWRRKDSGEEWSNVTTVGSKHVVENTETYVPYEIKIQARNEFGAGPESNVVVGFSGEDVPTEAPTELRVSSVDSTTAKIHWRPVAMSSVRGDFKEYRVYFWRESSRVPGLVVSKEKQTRGFFTKVLKPSAILHELVPYSKYKMFMVVANNRYEGPPSNTEEFNTRIGVPDAPRFFKINRRNFDTLYLEWDKPIEPNGVLIGYQLKYHTVNSSGSGGGRVRVETFQPNVTDFTLRLPDRSTRYRFSLAALTQEGAGEAFVEDSPHFSNEDNFTDATGLVELTDASVASAFSPPPLASLPPPTTTIAPTTISPSGSAPPTPTPPPASAPPPSTTSEPTTTTAAATRPAAATTTTKHTDRNPWVPPAWEIWNLTVEPNSNYANVSWSHNFPAGSSEFVLEFTLDSEKPAKVITVTQHPPITVADLIAGTEYHLRVYSHELHTISSPSITFKTKPAYIDQVDIATQGWFIGLMCAIALIILILLIVCFIKRSRGGKYPVRDKKDLPLDPVDQKDPDGSFDYHSDEDNKPLQGSQTSLDGNVKESDDSLVDYGEGGDGQFNEDGSFIGQYTVKKDKDETEGNESSEATSPVNAIYSLA